In a single window of the Candidatus Margulisiibacteriota bacterium genome:
- a CDS encoding flagellar hook-length control protein FliK: protein MQAVSFSNIQMENILSDKSFFADSIGSDQFSMILKDQFQQPELADIKQSDTPQLENNMLASRENVRYVQQLKQQINGGTEAVTSTNTDGSTKTSMGKTDTNEEKMLEKLSKLIEESVDNKSKATNLLSLIFQKTSKTDKPEKSDSKTDVDSLTYKKLLSILHQMQMLLTKLDQYLPANDEESKELVLKLNLKISLLSKEIKPQLDQKDISSIEDLLNTVHTQLQTLKDKFAPNDIKTESADTGIKKQGTEKVAQNTDNAKTGNTNSSAGQQQDDLNSLLQSLSDLTVQTNSTDISSQSGTDKTSIKEFVQNLQEKFEELLTAMDGKILDYKQKDTVKTVMITEPIAIQKPEKNVNIETAKENEITFQGISMNDEANKTNIKITFLKDKDEVSKELVFKWKEKTLSAPQNNEKSEDFIQSLQKELSQPKEPVQTAKPFTPNTERIANIEKQYQVINQFKNFVTLTKLKGQTELTLQLHPRELGDIKVSLTREHTNSAQEASLLTAKFQVNSDVVKSILESNFNQLKDALAQNGHLAAISVEVNTQGSNGQSFNNLLEQDTKNRSGFDLGKSNNVAGINPNDPSLSDDYYNGALNSIA, encoded by the coding sequence ATGCAAGCTGTATCGTTTTCGAACATACAGATGGAAAATATTCTTTCGGACAAAAGTTTTTTTGCCGATTCAATAGGCAGTGACCAGTTTTCTATGATCCTTAAAGACCAGTTCCAGCAGCCGGAACTAGCAGATATAAAACAAAGCGACACACCTCAATTAGAGAATAATATGCTGGCATCCAGAGAAAATGTGCGCTACGTTCAACAACTCAAGCAACAAATAAACGGAGGGACAGAAGCTGTTACATCTACCAATACAGATGGTTCGACAAAAACATCTATGGGGAAAACAGATACAAATGAAGAAAAAATGCTGGAAAAATTAAGTAAATTAATAGAGGAATCTGTAGACAACAAATCCAAAGCAACCAACTTATTATCCCTGATTTTTCAAAAAACCTCTAAAACCGACAAGCCGGAAAAATCAGATTCAAAAACAGATGTAGATTCTCTCACCTATAAGAAACTCTTATCCATACTGCATCAAATGCAGATGCTTTTGACCAAGCTGGATCAATACCTGCCGGCAAATGATGAAGAAAGCAAAGAATTGGTCCTCAAACTTAACCTGAAAATATCTTTGCTTTCCAAAGAAATAAAACCGCAACTGGACCAAAAAGACATCAGTTCCATTGAAGATTTATTAAATACCGTTCATACCCAGCTCCAAACCCTGAAAGATAAATTCGCACCCAATGATATTAAAACAGAGTCTGCGGATACAGGCATAAAAAAACAGGGGACAGAAAAAGTTGCTCAAAATACTGATAATGCCAAAACCGGTAATACGAATAGCTCGGCCGGACAACAACAGGATGATCTTAATTCTCTTTTACAATCACTCAGCGACCTCACTGTACAGACAAATTCAACAGATATTTCTTCACAGTCAGGAACTGATAAAACTTCTATAAAAGAATTTGTGCAAAACCTGCAGGAAAAATTTGAAGAACTGTTAACTGCTATGGATGGCAAAATTCTTGATTATAAGCAAAAGGATACAGTAAAAACCGTTATGATTACGGAACCCATAGCTATCCAGAAACCTGAAAAAAATGTAAATATCGAAACAGCGAAAGAAAATGAAATAACTTTTCAGGGAATATCTATGAATGATGAGGCAAATAAAACAAATATCAAAATTACTTTTCTTAAGGATAAAGATGAGGTAAGTAAAGAGCTTGTATTTAAATGGAAAGAAAAAACACTTTCAGCTCCGCAGAATAATGAAAAAAGCGAAGATTTTATTCAATCTCTGCAAAAAGAGTTATCTCAACCCAAAGAACCTGTTCAGACAGCCAAACCTTTTACTCCCAATACTGAAAGAATAGCCAATATAGAAAAGCAATATCAAGTTATTAATCAATTCAAAAATTTTGTTACACTCACCAAATTAAAAGGACAGACCGAACTGACTCTGCAACTTCATCCCCGTGAACTCGGCGATATAAAGGTTAGCCTGACCAGAGAGCACACAAATTCTGCACAGGAAGCATCATTGCTTACAGCCAAATTTCAGGTTAACAGTGATGTAGTTAAATCAATTCTGGAAAGTAATTTCAATCAGTTGAAGGACGCTCTGGCCCAAAACGGACATTTGGCTGCCATATCAGTCGAGGTTAACACACAGGGTAGCAATGGGCAGTCATTCAATAATTTATTGGAACAGGATACAAAGAACAGGTCAGGGTTTGATCTGGGAAAATCTAATAACGTAGCAGGAATAAACCCGAATGACCCCTCTTTGTCAGATGATTATTATAACGGGGCTCTAAATTCAATAGCCTGA
- a CDS encoding flagellar hook capping FlgD N-terminal domain-containing protein, which translates to MASSATQVQTNAFNSVASTTKKTNDMGKDEFLQLLVTQLKYQDPMSPMNNESFVAQLAQFSSLESMQNMQQSLEGGQAYSLIGKTVVTTDPDTGIQSTGVIGGVKFLSGKYTLLMPSGDYTADKAKTIKAFSDSSLNYDSFKDILFTSASQSTDTLQFNSSISSLDAYASALGYSSSDEMPTALSSLWGTVSSKEISLANIDVVY; encoded by the coding sequence ATGGCAAGCAGTGCAACACAAGTTCAGACCAACGCCTTTAACTCGGTTGCGTCCACAACAAAAAAAACTAATGATATGGGTAAAGACGAGTTTTTGCAATTGCTCGTTACCCAGCTCAAGTATCAGGACCCAATGTCTCCCATGAATAACGAAAGTTTCGTAGCTCAGCTGGCCCAGTTCAGTTCTCTGGAGTCCATGCAGAATATGCAGCAAAGCCTGGAAGGCGGACAGGCATATTCTCTTATCGGAAAAACAGTAGTTACTACAGACCCTGATACAGGCATACAATCTACCGGTGTTATAGGTGGAGTAAAATTTCTTTCCGGCAAATATACACTTCTCATGCCATCAGGAGATTATACCGCGGATAAAGCAAAAACAATAAAAGCTTTTAGCGATTCTTCGCTAAACTACGATAGTTTCAAAGATATTTTATTTACATCAGCTTCTCAAAGCACAGATACATTGCAGTTTAATTCTTCTATTTCTTCTCTGGACGCCTATGCATCAGCACTGGGCTATTCAAGTTCAGACGAGATGCCGACAGCGTTAAGCAGTTTGTGGGGCACTGTTTCCTCAAAAGAAATATCCCTGGCAAATATAGATGTGGTTTATTAA